From a region of the Lactuca sativa cultivar Salinas chromosome 4, Lsat_Salinas_v11, whole genome shotgun sequence genome:
- the LOC122197488 gene encoding secreted RxLR effector protein 161-like, which translates to MAHGTLLSSSQCPSTKAELDKMKDIPYASTTGSIMYAMNYTRPDLAYAMSMVSKFQQNPWENHWRVVKNFLMYLRRTKDLFLVYGGVEDRLSVKCYTDASFTTDRDDCMSQSGYVLIINGDAVSWESSKQSVVAQSTTESEYIAASKAVQEAAWMKKFIGDLGVVPTIQD; encoded by the coding sequence ATGGCACATGGAACTCTACTAAGTTCATCTCAATGTCCTAGCACAAAGGCTGAGCTGGACAAGATGAAAGATATTCCATATGCTTCTACAACTGGATCCATCATGTATGCCATGAATTATACAAGACCTGATCTTGCTTATGCTATGAGCATGGTAAGCAAGTTCCAACAAAATCCATGGGAGAATCATTGGAGAGTTGTGAAGAACTTTCTAATGTACTTACGAAGAACTAAGGATTTGTTCCTCGTCTATGGAGGCGTGGAAGACCGCTTAAGTGTAAAGTGCTACACTGATGCTTCCTTCACAACTGATCGAGATGATTGCATGTCACAATCTGGATATGTGCTCATTATCAATGGGGATGCGGTTTCTTGGGAAAGCTCCAAGCAAAGTGTTGTTGCACAATCCACTACAGAGTCGGAATACATTGCTGCTTCTAAAGCTGTACAAGAGGCTGCTTGGATGAAGAAATTCATTGGGGATCTAGGGGTAGTCCCTACCATTCAGGACTAG